In Mytilus galloprovincialis chromosome 1, xbMytGall1.hap1.1, whole genome shotgun sequence, the following are encoded in one genomic region:
- the LOC143071350 gene encoding M-phase inducer phosphatase-like, producing the protein MLSRRLFDIEVDDEFYTIPASVSSLSFDSPPVKDNAILSVMTPNSKRNLFLDDDDDSGLGMEDHFTSSLPKFSKRQRVDDDNSRCSKRPKVCSDIKAVVTKLEENDDFIADGSRLHTLPTVTGKHADLKIITSQTLTDVLNGDYDDVISDYKIIDCRYPYEFEGGHIRGAENMYLHETILTLLRQPTQDKQIIIFHCEFSSERGPKMLRFLRSKDRDLNKENYPSLNFPEIYLLDGGYKSFFNEQPHRCDPVSYRPMLHSDHSEDLRHFRVKSKSWTFGEKRRFARKVMKF; encoded by the coding sequence ATGCTTTCAAGAAGATTATTCGACATAGAAGTAGATGATGAATTTTATACAATTCCAGCATCTGTATCTTCTCTTAGTTTTGATTCTCCTCCAGTAAAGGATAATGCCATTTTGTCTGTGATGACTCCAAACAGCAAACGAAATCTTTTTCTTGATGATGACGATGATTCTGGCCTCGGTATGGAAGACCATTTTACATCGAGTTTGCCGAAATTTAGCAAGAGACAGCGTGTAGACGACGATAACTCAAGATGTTCAAAACGTCCAAAAGTTTGTTCAGATATAAAGGCTGTGGTAACCAAACTTGAAGAGAACGACGACTTCATTGCCGATGGTAGTAGATTACATACTTTACCAACTGTCACTGGAAAACATGCTGATTTGAAAATCATCACTTCACAGACACTTACTGATGTTTTAAACGGAGACTATGATGACGTAATCAGTGACTACAAGATCATCGACTGTCGATACCCGTATGAATTTGAAGGCGGGCATATCAGAGGAGCAGAAAATATGTATTTGCACGAGACCATTTTAACTTTACTTCGACAACCCACTCaagataaacagattatcatctTTCACTGTGAGTTTTCTTCTGAGAGAGGTCCGAAAATGCTGAGATTCCTAAGAAGCAAAGATAGAGATCTCAATAAAGAAAACTATCCATCACTGAACTTTCCTGAAATATATTTACTTGACGGTGGTTATAAGTCATTCTTTAATGAACAGCCTCACCGTTGTGACCCAGTGAGCTATCGACCAATGCTTCACTCTGACCACTCAGAAGATTTGCGACATTTTAGAGTCAAGTCAAAGTCATGGACTTTTGGAGAAAAACGAAGATTTGCCAGAAAAGTGATGAAATTTTAG